In Lolium perenne isolate Kyuss_39 chromosome 5, Kyuss_2.0, whole genome shotgun sequence, the sequence gacggcccggtcactttgcatcGCGTCGCTGGAGAGGGTggcagacgcattttcggtcaaagcggacgcaaacggttgcgtcgcgcggctggagatgcccttactttGAAATTTGTTCGAATTTAAAATTTTCTTAACTTTAAAATTTGCTCGTCTTTAAAATTTGTTAAaaagaaaaaacataaaaaaatcgaaagaaagcCAAAAACCAGAAAAAACCAGAAAAAACTCGAGAAAACCGGAAAAATCCGAGGCCTACTGTCTCTCTGCATGTTGATGAGCCGCGGCCCAAAACTTCCCGTTACATGAAACCACGCGGGCGATGGTTTGTACCCATCACCCGCGGATATCTTATGCGAGTATCAAACGCACCAGCAGCTCGTTTAGCCCCGAATGTCCGAGTAACCAAAAAGACATCTCGGTCCAACCACCGAGTACACCTACTACAAACATCCAGGGCGCTCTCTTGTCTCTGCCACACAACACACACAAGTACGCAGACATGTCTAGATCCTCCCTGATCACCGTCCTCCTCGCCATGATCACCGTGCTGGCAACCACGACGGTGCAGGCGGACTCGCCGGTCTGCGCGTACCCGTGCCTCCCTTCACCAAACTCCGGTGGCATCATCAACAGTTACCCGCCACCGCCACCAGCAGCAACCGAtggtggcgccggcggcggctTCGGCGGCAGCTACCCGCCGCCACCGCCTGGGGGCTTCCCGCTATCCCCGCCTGGTGTCATGCCGGGTTTCCTCCCGCCGCCGTACAGCGCCGTCCCGGCCGGGCCAGCTCCACCGCCGCCGAACCCGGTCCTGCCGTGGTTCCCCTGGTACTACCAGCACGACAACCCGATCACTGGGTCCACCACGTCGGCGTCCCCGCCACCGGCCGTGCACCGGAGGACGACGAGCATGGTTGCCCTGCTGCTCCATCTGTGTCTGGTGATTCTTCTTCGGGCGTCGTAGAGTACTTGTCGGCAGGAGAGTCTGTTAATTAATTTAAGTTTCTCATGCTGATCGAACTTGCTCTTGTTTTTTCGAGGATGGAACTTGCTCTTGTTAATTGCGCAGATGTTATATTTTGGGTTCTTTTTATGTACGAGCTTGTAGAAAAGCTTACCACTATCGTCCTTAATCATAGATTATACACTGTTCTCGAGTATATATATGCAGATCGACTACGCATGATGTAAATTTCTGAGGTAACTATTGTAGTTTTTATACATGGATAATGTCCTATTGATCTTGATGATTAGCTTGGTGATGTTCTCTGGCTCACTTCGTGCTTATAATCTGTGTTAAACTATGTCGCGCATTTTCTGCTTTTGTTACTGTACACTTTCCCCAGTGATCGATAACTGAAAcactggagcattggagatgatcTGGACCCCCATTGAGGTACGAAAACGGCTTTTCCTTGCCCTCACCATTCAGCAAATCTATCGTCGACAGGTTACTGAGGTCTCGTGCCAGCTTCTATCAATTAGTGCGTTTGTTCAGATGTCCAAATCTGCACATTCAAGCCAGTAGCAACTAGCAACCAATCAGCTGCTAATTTCCTCTACGGGGCCACAAAAAGCTATAGCCATTCTGCGgtgtcactggtggaaaaacaggcttcgggtgagccccataagtcgcgatactgcaggaaccgcgactaatggtacctttagtcgcggttcgggaggagaaccgcgaccaaaggcctgggcccaggcgctcggtggccagccggtgcacgtggggggtctttagtcgcggttggccaggccaaccgcgactaaatagTTCGgttgcctttagtcgcggttggccaggccaaccgggactaaagcccctcccctatatatacccatccagcagccaacacttagccatttggtgccattctcttcacaagcttcacaagtgggtgttaggtttgcttttggttcctcttatgcacataaggtgtttgatgaaatgccccaagagcatgaaacaaacatgatatgaagtgttggagccacacttgagctttctcatttattttttcctcctcgatcgcggttagcaacttgaacctttgatgtgtcgttgataaaatgtgcatgtgtgtgtagttcattgtttaatttatattgtttgtagctagttagtttaacaaatgcatgatggttaattatatattttatattataataatgcagatgaatcgataaTGGATgtccggtaaccgactctccggcgagttcagtgcgggttggaaagatttcctcgtagtggctaatgcgaacaagcgggggttttgttatctgtccatgtgttaaatgtaagaatcgaagggttactcttcctcaagagatgttcacatgcacctgcttcggcacggtttcatgccaagctataattgttggaccaagcatggagaaagaggggttataatggaagaagatgaagaaggggatgatttcatcgatgaaagctatcttgctcatttcggtgatactttcatggaggatgctttgAAGGTgaagggaaggtgaaggggaaggtgaagaagaggcacgtgatgatcccgttgatgatcttggtcggaccattgctgatgcgcggagacgctgcgaaactgaaaatgagagggagaatttggatcgcatgttagaggatcactggaaggcgctgtaccccggatgcgatgatggtctgaaaaagctgggctgcacaatcggatttgctgagatggaaggcacgggcaggtgtagctgactcggcatttgaaaacttgctgaaaatgttgaagaatatgtttccaaagaataacgagttgcccgccactacgtacgaagcaaagaaggttgtctgccctctaggtttagaggttccgaagatacatgcatgcatcaacgactgcgtcctctaccgcggtgaatacgagaatttgaatgaatgcccggtatgcactgcattgcgttataagatcgtgaggcgatgaccctggtgacgatgttgagggccgtaaacccgggaagagggttcccgccaaggtgatgtggtatgctcctataataccacggttgaaacgtctgttcaggaacaaagagcatgccaagttgttgcgatggcacaaagaggaccgtaagtcggacggggagttgagacaccccgcagatggaacgcaatggagaaagatcgacgagagagttcaaagattttgcagtgacgcaaggaacataagatttggtctaagtacggatggcatgaatccttttggcgacgagctccagccatagcactggcccgtgactctatgcatctacaaccttcctccttggttgtgcatgaagcggaagttcattatgatgccggtgctcatccaaggtccgaagcaacccggcaacgacatcgatgtgtacctaaggccattagttgatgaacttttacagctgtggggcagacctggtgtccgtgtgtgggatgagcacaaagaagaggaatttgacctacgagcgttgcttttcgtaaccatcaacgattggcctgctcttagtaacctttcgatttgtcaaataagggatacaatgcatgcacgcacttcttacatgagactgaaagtgtacatttgccaaattgtaagaagaacgtgtaccttgggcatcgtcgatttcttccgaaaggtcatccaggaagaaagaaaggcaagcattacaacggcaaggcagatcaccggccgaagcctgcggaacacactggtgctgaggtctttgatatggtcaagggtttgaaagtcatctttggaaagggtctggcggacaatcagttcgaagggagctgacgggcacgtagccatgtggaagaagaaatctatattctggcagctagaatattggaaagtcctagaagtccgctctgcaatcgacgtgatgcacgttacgaagaatatttgcgtgaacatcctaagcttcttgggcgtgtatgggaagtcaaatgatacaaaggaagcacggcgggaccagcaaagtttgaaagaccccgatgacctgcatccggaacggtttcaaggtcgtgccgctacgctacgaccaaagaagagaaggtcatctttttgaatgcccgagcggtatgaaggtcccgtcagattctcgtccaatataaagggaataataaacatggcggagaaaaagttccaaaacctgaagtctcacgaccgccacgtgattatgacgcaattgcttccgattgctttgaggggctctgccggaaaatgttcgagtagccattgtgaagcgatgtgcattcctcaatgcaatctctcagaaggtaatcaatccagaagttctaccacggttacagaacgatgtgatccaatgtcttgtcagtttcgagttggtgttcccgccatccttcttcaatattatgacgcacctcctggttcacctagtcgatgagatttccattctcggtcctgtatttctacacaatatgttccccttcgagaggttcatgggagtattaaagaaatatgttcgtaaccgtgctaggccagaaggaagcatcgccaagggctatggaaatgaggaggtaattgagttttgtgttgactttgttcctgaccttaagccgattggtcttcctcaatcgcggcacgaggggagactaagtggaaaaggcacgatcggaaggaaatcaatgatatgtatggacggccattctccgatcaagcacaccacacgattcgaccaattccagcttggtggctccgtac encodes:
- the LOC127346342 gene encoding uncharacterized protein yields the protein MSRSSLITVLLAMITVLATTTVQADSPVCAYPCLPSPNSGGIINSYPPPPPAATDGGAGGGFGGSYPPPPPGGFPLSPPGVMPGFLPPPYSAVPAGPAPPPPNPVLPWFPWYYQHDNPITGSTTSASPPPAVHRRTTSMVALLLHLCLVILLRAS